AATAAAATTTCTTTTCCATTTTTTCCAGCTTCTATTAATGTTTCTCTTATTTTTTTAACAAAAATACAAGTTGCATCAATAATTTTAATTTCACTTCTCTTTAGTATATCATAAATTTCCTCTGTTGTCCCGTGTGCTCTTATAATTATTAAATCTTTTTTTTCAAATTTTATTTTACCTGAAATTAAATCCTCTTCTGAAACAGTTATAAATCCTTTTTTTTCCATATCTTCAACTACATTTTTATTGTGTACCAACATCCCTAAAATATAGGCTTTGTTATAATCTTTTTCTGTTTTTATAACACTTTCACATAAATTAATTGCTCCTGCAACCCCAAAACAAAAACCCATTTTTTCAGCTCTTATTATTTTCACTATTCTTCACCAAATTTTTCCACTTCAATTAAATTTTTCAAAGCTTCTAACATTTCTAATTCATCACTTCCATCAGCTTCAAGTTCTAATTTTCTTCCTTGCTCTGCTGCTAAAAGCATTAACCCCATAATACT
Above is a genomic segment from Fusobacterium sp. JB019 containing:
- a CDS encoding HPr family phosphocarrier protein codes for the protein MKKIEVEIKNKAGLHARPSSLFVQIATKFDSEILVRYDDEEINGKSIMGLMLLAAEQGRKLELEADGSDELEMLEALKNLIEVEKFGEE